The DNA region ATTGCTGGTCTATACAGTTAACAACGCTGAATTTTGCAATTTAGAATATTTTTTTGTGCTGAACAATTTAGAATATAGTACTACCGGAGTGTACAAAATAATTCTTTTGGCAAGGGCAACCCACTCGTACAATTATGCTACATTGAAAAAGGGTTATTCAAGTAGcattttacttttttctttttagagAAATGTGTTTCTTCCTCTGCCAAACAAATCATCAATCAGAAAAGGGCTTTCTCAGGAATTGAAAATAAACTGTTACAGATAACAAGATTGTTTTTTGGAACTGAGACATGTTTAGTTAATCTTAATGTCATATCAGAGTTAGAAACTCTGCAATGTTGCCATTCAGGCTGCAAACAGATgctaacatcatcatcatcttattTATGAGATAAATTGACACACACAGGTTAACGTATTTATATTTGTTTTCTGGCAAGCACACATTTCTGATACTGTTCTGCCCTAGTGTAAAGAAAGCCTCTCCATAGCAGTCTGAGGATGATAGGTGAATTCTTGCTTTCTTCAGCACCCAAAATCATAAGGAACCAGACCTTTCAGCTCTGGGCCGTTGAGTTggttattttcaaaactgaaacaCAAGTAGAAGACATATAGTAAATCCAACAGCAGGAAGAAATCTGAATCACTATAGCTTCAAATTACAAATGTCTAGATTTTATGCCATAGAGTATACTAGTTACGAATTCAAGTTTGAGTGACCATCCTCACTCTGCAAATTATCTCATGTATGCATGTCAAATATGGTCATCTAATCTTTGATGATAAATATAAGCTAGGCATTGAATTGGTGGACAGTTTCTAGAGCCCTTATACAAATTATCTGTCTTGCTTAGATGCTTGACAAGGTAAAAGCTCTAGAAAGTGATGCAGATGCAGTAAGTATGGGCACTTGATGTTTTCAGAGTTTTAATGCTGCATTTTGACAGAAGTTCAGAACCATGGTGTATGGGGGTAAAGTATCTTGGTTTGACTCTGCCTAGTGCCTACTGAAATTAACCATTTGACATGTTTGATGTGAGAAACTATACTGTAAATGGCTAAACTAGCGCAAGTATCACAACATATTGATTTACAGGTCAATGGAGTTTTTAATATCAGCAAGAGTAAAGGGATAACAGTTACAAGTTACAACAACACAGTTAGTTACAGTACCTTTCCGCTGGGAAAGATCCGAAGTTGCCATCTACTGGTATAGTTCCACAGAGGTCATTGTTAGAAACATCACTGCACAATAGGGGTTTCAAATTAGCAGATAAATCAATTACCTCAAATGAAATTGCAAAAAGTATAGAAACAGAAACTGACAAGATTTTGAGATTTTTAAGATGAGTGAGCTCTCTAGGGATGGATCCTGTGAGCTTGTTGTTGTTTAGCCGTCTACATAAATCATAATGAATGAAAAAGGGTGAGCAAAACAGGAAACGATTAACCTATCATTCAATTCACATATAATGATACTTACAGGAATTTAAGTGAGTTTAAGTTGGCAAATGAGTTTGgaatttttccttcaaatttgtTGTCATACAAATCCATGCTAATAAGGTTTTTTAAGTTACCAAGTTCCTCAGGAATCTTCCCACCTATGTTATTCCCATAGAGCTCCctgcaattaatatttttttaccaGGTTAGTGAAAAATAAGTAAAGTTGAGTTGAGGGGCATGTTTTGAAAATAGGTAAGGGAAGGGAAGGGAGGGGCTACAGGTATTGGAGGTGGTGTAGCTGTCCAAGTTCAGGGGCCAAAGTTCCAGAAATGTTGGCATTGCCCAAGTCCCTGAAATTGAAGTGAAGGGGATTAAATTAattaagagataaaaagaaaaaagaaaaagaagtaagGGAATGGGAATGGGATCTTACAAGCGAATGATATGATTGTTGGAATCGCAGGAAACATGGAACCAAGTACAGGAATCAACGAGTGTAGGGTCCCAGCTCTGGAGCACGTTGTTGGGGTCAGAAAGCTTGCTTCTCAAAGCATGCAGAGCATTTCCTTCAACAAACAAAACCAGTTTTCATGAATTAATTGTAATAGCAATTAAATGAAGGAGTGGAAGGGAAAGGAACATAGATAGATACCTTCAGAGTTGGCTGAGAGGGATGAGAGAGGATACTGAAGGAGGAGAAGTAAAACAGAAAGGGAAATCAAACAAGTCATTCTAGAGAAAAATGTggaaggaagaaagaagagagattgagaGTTATAGTATTTGGTTGGAGAATAGATAGATCAATGAAGACTCGACTCGAGACTCAGACCAAAAGTCAAGACTGACACGCTTTCCTTCTATGAAGGACCCACCACCCCTGCCCAAATTGACTCACTTCACTTCACCTGTCTAAATCTAATACTCCATCTACCCCACTCACTAACCTCCACTAACGTGCTacaattttggttttttttaagTATATAAATTAAGACATGtagtagttttttatttataagcATGTAGAAAACTGCGAATCGTGAAAGACCTGGCATGAGTATTGTATTGACACGAAATGAATACACTTACATTGACTCAGGTAGGCATAACTATAATATAGGTAGAGAAACACTTTATTAATTGACGGATGCTGCTAACTTGTTTCAGCCAGAAAGAGAAAGTCTCTATCCGAGAACACTATTACTTGAGTCAATCTCTATGCAATTCCAGGGTGCTTATTTTGACACGCATTTCGTACGAGAGAATAATCACTCTCCTACTCCGACAACTGATATATACTAATTAATAACAAATATAATCTGAAAAGTTGAACATGATAGATTGATTCCCTATTAGCAGCAAGAAAACCTCACGATTTAAGTTCACATTCATATTTCTTTTTCTGCTGAGAACATACACATTGCTTTAATACATTCCTGGGTGCTCTTTTAGCAATCAATGTacacaaaaaatcaaaggtTTAATTATAACCGCAGATTGGCTCTCAATTTCACATCTGCATTTGTTCACAGAACTTATTCTCTCTATTGGATCCTCACATCACTTAACGATGACTATAAATTCCCATTACGGGCTGAAGGCTTTGATATCCATCCAGAAAGCAAGCCAACCAGCTCATGGCAATTAGAAGTGGCCTCGCCAAATCAAACATGTTTCTCCGGTAATTATCTTTAATCATCAAATTGATGGCCTAATGTAAACAATGTCCTGTTTCATTTCTTCTTAGTATTGTTTTGCATAATTAATTTGATACTCCATTTGAATGATATTCGTGAGAACTTTTTTATAGCCAAAGATCATTTTAAGATTTTGCATTGTGTTCAAAGATCATGCAGGAGAGCTAAGCATGCAGAGAGTGGAACCAGCAAACGCTTGGGTACTACTATTCAACCCACTGCAAAGCTAGAGACAGAGAGCTCTAGAGATGCAAAAAGTAGAGGAAATGGATGCTGGATTCCACACCCGAGGACAGGAATATACTTCCCTGTAGGCCATGAGTGGGTGATGGAAGATGTTCCGGACGGCGCAGCCAATTTCGGTCAGACTTGCTGGTTCAGAAATAATGCTGTTGATGCTGTGGACAATCCCATTCCCAAGCCAGATGCTCATGCTCCTCTCCATCAACTTATTTTCTTGTAATTGAACTAATACTCACCAGCCTGATCAGAAAATTGATGAGTCAAATATCAATTGTTATGAATCTGATCATAAGCTACCAGCCCCAATACCACACCTGCATGCCTTTGTAATGTACAAGTAACCAGTTCCACTTCCTGCCTCCAGAGTCCAGACTAGTATTTTTGGATTTGGGGGAAATACTAATTAGTAATAAAAAATGCATGCTATAtgaacaagtaatttttaatgGTTACACCTGAAATTTCTCGGCAACTAGTTTTTATAACCTCTCTGGATCCACATTTAATTAAGTTATTTGTGATTGTGACTTTTTAAGCATGTGCAGGTAGCTATTGATTAATTGGGTATGATACATGAGAAGATTTTAGTAAAACAAATGATCAATTGCGTATTTTCATTGAATTAGGCATGTTACACAAAAAAGGACTTTCGAAATCAAGTTTGTTATAAAAATGAACAATCGTGATGAAATTAATATATACAATCAGATATAATAACTAACGGTgtgaattaaataaattttagaaaagaacaaaataataaGAACTGATAGCATCCCATAAACAAAGTCACATAAAAACACACAGCACATTAAAAACTTACAGGGTGGAAAGCGGAATCTTTGGGGCGGAATTCAACCTTGTATTTCAGTTCACAAGAGCTGCTGCCACCGCTAAATATGCTGAACAATTACAAGTTCAGATCACCAATCGCAGCTTCCACGTCTTGTCACCGATCCGCCATTACCACACCATTTAAAGGCTTTCACATCTTTAGTTACCAAACCTACAGAGAAGGAATTCTGTCAAACTTAGAGAGAAAATTGAAAGAACCAAGCTTGGTACAAACCAATGCTAATCAAAATGTTTATTTGTCAAACTTACAGGTAATTCTCTTTCTGGATAGTAGATCTGACATGTCTGCATGAAAAATAGTACATTGACAAATCAAACTTGACCTTACCAAAGTACAAAATTAATCAAGCAAAGCAAAGGAGGGACAGAACAGAACCTCCAaacagaaaggaaaaaaaaggttATGATGGATGCGGATGCTATGATCATCCATATTCAAAAGCTACCCTTTTTGTAGACCAATATGGCAATGACCTCCCAGTTTTAGATAGAATGATGTAAGCTTGAAGATTCATATAAATAGGCCTATTACTTTGACTTTCATGAAAAGcccagaagaaaaagaagcagctCATAATTCAATTCACCTTCAGAATACattcatgaaaaaaaattaatggaaGTCAAGAGAAAATACAACTGCTGGTTTCTGAGAAAATACTGGAAAGCAGGAAGCACCAAAAACTCTGAACCTCAAAATAGTACCATTCTAGCAGCGAGAAGGAATTTTCCCAAGGTCTGAGTCATTGAACTTAGTGGGACGGAGAGCAATTCTGGTTGGCCTCCCCTCACAATTCAACACATTGGCAAAGTCAAGATCCTTGTAGACTATAGAGTCCATGCTCCATACCAGTGTTACCAAATATCCGCCATGGCAGTTTTTTTGCTTTCCGCCATGGCCAATATCCCGCCATATGGCCGCCATTTCCGCCATTATTAGTCACGTATGGCGGGATTTTTGCTTTCCGCCATGACCCGCCACCCGCAATTAACAACACTGCTCCATACATAACCAAAAAGACATCATAAGATCATTTCAAAGCATCTGAGGAACTACCTTCTCTTACCATGAAAGTGCAGAACAGTTGTGCTTGTTGTTCATGATTGTAAAGTAGTAGATGTTCCCAGCAACCACAAATTAgagtttaaatttttaaatttcaagTTACAAATTTCAGTTTAAATTCTAAACATGAAATCTCGTTGAAGCTACACAGCCTGAATGTCTGGAAGAAGCTTGTGCAGTGGgcgaagtaaaaaaaaaaatttgggtgAGTTAGTGAACGGTTGACAAGTGGCAGTGGTCTGGATAGGTTTACTATTATTGTAgacaataaaaaataacaacaaaaaactGATCTCACTGCAGCAATCTGCAGTGACCATGTTTGAGATTTAATATAGATAACAACAATACTATTTAATATGAACAACTTGTTTCAAAATGAATACAGAAAGAGGAAATACAAGTTGCTACCCTACTTCTATATGGTTGACTACTCACATTCTTTTGTGCAACTTTCACATATATTTCTTCGTATGAAAGATTACATTCCCTTAAATACAACTCCTAAAACATTAACACAAATTCATATTGGTTGTTACAGATACACTTTATAATAAATCATACCATAAATACAGTTATCAAAATGACTATACACAAACAGCCTAGCACATGTTTTTTCCCCTTCTTGATGATAGCCTTGCTATACAGTTTATTATTTATTCTACATGGTATTGGCATTCAAAACCAACCCCTCTCCCTTCTCTTCATATTTCCTTAATTTCCCCCCTTTCTGGGTGACCTCACCAGCTAGAATCAATGAGCAGATATACATGCTGCCTTTTTATGCCCACAAACTGTGATCAAGGAACACGCCAGCACATCTGCATTGGGTGACTCACCAAACTCCATACCCAAATATCACATAACATGCAACGAAGGAGGAGGAAGGGACTAAGGCATCTAGAACTGGAGACCAAGAAACATTCTGAGTTCCAAAATAGCCTCTGTGGAAGAGTCATGGAAAAACTTATGGCCATTCCCTAACTATTCTATCTAGTAACCTACTTTCTTCCTCCTTGGAAAGATGTGGGTCAAGACCACTAAGGTTTCTCACAAAACTGTTTGCCTCATCTTGCCGATTGTGCTTACAATACCAATCAATGATGGAGTTATAAGTATTCTGGTCTGGCTTACATCCCTGTTTGATCATGTATCTAACAACATCAACAGCCTCAATAAACATCGAGTCAGCAGCGTAAGCTGCAATAAATGTGTTGTAAGTTACAACATTGGGAACAAGTGCAGCATTCTTCATCTCAGAAAATATCCGTGAAGCCTCCTTCATCCTACCATTTCTGCAATATCCATAAATAACAGTATTATATGAAATTTTATCAGGTTTCATACCTTTTTCTAGAACTTCCCTTAAGATTTCTTCTGACTTTTGGAAGTTTTCCGAACGGCTGTACATATACATCAAGCTATTATATGTAGACAAAGTTGGAGTAAATCCACTCTCATACAtgaaattcaaaatttcaatagCTTTGGCCACCATCTGCTTCCTCCCGTAAATAGAAATCATTGCATTCAGAGTAGTTATGTTAGGTGAAATTCCTCTTCTCCTTAATTCCAAAAAAGCACGTTCTGTTTCCGTTAGCAGACCACTCTTACTATTTACTAGAACAAGGGTCTTCAACAGAACAGCATTTGCTTCTATAGAACCCGAGTATATCTCCTCAGCAAAAGCAGTCATCCTATCAATCTCCTTAGCATTGGCATAGGCATGAAGCAAAGAAGAGAATGTTATCTCATCAGGTTTACACCGACGATCCTTCATTTCAGCAAGGACTTTTTCAGATTGTTCCCAATACCCTCCTCGAGCCAATGCTGCCAAAACAGCATTATAGGTGGAGAGATCTGGAGTAACTCCAGCTTCCAGCATACTCTTGTAAATAGCTATTGCTTGATCCAAGGAACCACACCTGCTGTAAGCACTTATGAGGGTGTTGAAGGTGTCCCTATCGGGTACAAACCCTGATCTCTTCATTTCTTTGAAAACTCCTGATACTTCAGAGTCCATTCCATTTTGTCCGAACACGGCCAAAAGGGAGTTCCAAGTAACAATATCAGGGGAACACCCGCATACCTTGATCTCCTCAAAGACTTTCATCATTTCGGCAAACTTTCCCCTGTTACCATGCATCTTAATAAGAGCATTAAAAGTGCAAATATTAGGTTTGCATCCTGCTGCTCTCATCTCTTGAAAAATGTTAACTGCAAACTCATCTTTTCCAGCCTTCTCAAATCCTGACAAAAGAGTAGTGTAGGTAAAGACATCAAGCTTGACCCCTTTCTCCATCATTTGGGTTTTGAGCTTGGATGCTTGGTCCAAGAAACCACCCCTGACATAAGCTGATATTAATGAATTGTAAGTGACAGTGGTAGGAGAAAATCCATTAGTTTCCATCTCTATGAGAACTTCCATGGCCTCCTCGGGGAGTCTGGACTTGGCAAAAACATCCACTAAAGCATTATAGGTAACTCTGTCAGGCCTGAAACCCTCTAGCTTCATCTGCTGAAACAACTCAAGAGCTTGTTCACAAAGAGAACCGCGACGACAACAGCTAATGAGTGTATTGTAAGTGTACAAATCAGGGGAAACC from Lotus japonicus ecotype B-129 chromosome 2, LjGifu_v1.2 includes:
- the LOC130741448 gene encoding leucine-rich repeat protein 2-like: MTCLISLSVLLLLLQYPLSSLSANSEGNALHALRSKLSDPNNVLQSWDPTLVDSCTWFHVSCDSNNHIIRLDLGNANISGTLAPELGQLHHLQYLELYGNNIGGKIPEELGNLKNLISMDLYDNKFEGKIPNSFANLNSLKFLRLNNNKLTGSIPRELTHLKNLKIFDVSNNDLCGTIPVDGNFGSFPAESFENNQLNGPELKGLVPYDFGC
- the LOC130741449 gene encoding uncharacterized protein LOC130741449; this encodes MAIRSGLAKSNMFLRSCRRAKHAESGTSKRLGTTIQPTAKLETESSRDAKSRGNGCWIPHPRTGIYFPVGHEWVMEDVPDGAANFGQTCWFRNNAVDAVDNPIPKPDAHAPLHQLIFL
- the LOC130741446 gene encoding pentatricopeptide repeat-containing protein At5g02860-like — translated: MEMVEKVALPLLLPNLPPSSRPTLIHDINSSSSSSSHSPRRHRTSIGRSSDPNRGKPWSNRRLSARGQQILQTLIDSHSIPPLDDILPPLFDPPSSLSRDVLAIIRGLGFNEKYDLALAVFDWVRCREGSLPLLSGSAIAVIINLLGKAGRVSSAASMLRTLQNDGFQIDVYAYTSLITAYANTRNYKDAISIFNKMQQDGCTPTLVTYNVVLNVYGKMGMPWSQVNALLQAMKTHGVSPDLYTYNTLISCCRRGSLCEQALELFQQMKLEGFRPDRVTYNALVDVFAKSRLPEEAMEVLIEMETNGFSPTTVTYNSLISAYVRGGFLDQASKLKTQMMEKGVKLDVFTYTTLLSGFEKAGKDEFAVNIFQEMRAAGCKPNICTFNALIKMHGNRGKFAEMMKVFEEIKVCGCSPDIVTWNSLLAVFGQNGMDSEVSGVFKEMKRSGFVPDRDTFNTLISAYSRCGSLDQAIAIYKSMLEAGVTPDLSTYNAVLAALARGGYWEQSEKVLAEMKDRRCKPDEITFSSLLHAYANAKEIDRMTAFAEEIYSGSIEANAVLLKTLVLVNSKSGLLTETERAFLELRRRGISPNITTLNAMISIYGRKQMVAKAIEILNFMYESGFTPTLSTYNSLMYMYSRSENFQKSEEILREVLEKGMKPDKISYNTVIYGYCRNGRMKEASRIFSEMKNAALVPNVVTYNTFIAAYAADSMFIEAVDVVRYMIKQGCKPDQNTYNSIIDWYCKHNRQDEANSFVRNLSGLDPHLSKEEESRLLDRIVREWP